The following proteins are encoded in a genomic region of Cataglyphis hispanica isolate Lineage 1 chromosome 1, ULB_Chis1_1.0, whole genome shotgun sequence:
- the LOC126850885 gene encoding ATP-dependent (S)-NAD(P)H-hydrate dehydratase: MSTMSASSSMDERMLKGIRKVIPNLINTKYKGQDGRIGIFGGSTEYTGAPYFAAMSALKTGADLVHIFCAKDASIPIKSFSPEPIVHSVLDQYDAIKHIKPWLDRLHVILIGPGLGRDEKIFKMIVELISICREMRKPLVIDADGLFLVCQKPEIIKDYPGVILTPNAMEFSRLVKTVLDRSIPPTPLVKVSDVKHVAEALGKNVIILHKGAKDVIVDGHKGTETVSCGLAGSGRRCGGQGDLLAGSLAVFWWWAISAGTSECALSPSIVACYAASRLVRECNASAFKLRQRGMLTSDMLEQIQPIFNKIFETHCNKTYSFNGRGRTRSTDS; the protein is encoded by the exons atgtcGACAATGTCTGCATCATCTTCTATGGATGAACGTATGTTGAAGGGAATAAGAAAAGTAATACCAAATCTGATCAACACAAAGTACAAAGGTCAAGATGGCAGAATTGGAATTTTTGGTGGGAGTACCGAATATACAGGAGCACCATACTTTGCAGCTATGAGTGCATTGAAAACTGGTGCTGATCTTGTTCACATATTCTGTGCGAAAGATGCCAGCATTCCTATTAAATCATTTAGCCCAGAGCCAATAGTTCACTCAGTATTGGATCAATATGATGCGATAAAGCATATAAAACCTTGGCTTGATCGGCTACATGTTATTCTGATTGGACCTGGACTTGGCAGAGATGAAAAGATATTCAAAATGATTGTCGAATTAATATCAATCTGTCGCGAAATGAGAAAACCACTTGTTATTGATGCAGATGGATTGTTCTTGGTTTGTCAAAAGccagaaattataaaagattatccaGGAGTTATTTTGACACCAAATGCAATGGAGTTTAGCCGTTTGGTTAAAACAGTACTGGATAGATCTATTCCGCCTACTCCTCTAGTCAAAGTTTCTGATGTTAAGCATGTTGCAGAGGCTCTTGGaaagaatgtaataattcTGCATAAGGGCGCAAAAGATGTGATTGTGGATGGACATAAGGGTACAGAGACTGTGTCATGTGGATTGGCTGGTTCTGGAAGGAGATGCGGTGGACAGGGAGACCTCTTGGCTGGTTCTTTGGCTGTCTTCTGGTGGTGGGCTATTTCTGCAGGAACCAGTGAATGCGCTTTGTCGCCATCGATTGTAGCATGTTATGCTGCATCAAGATTAGTCCGAGAATGCAATGCATCAGCCTTCAAATTACGACAAAGAGGAATGTTGACATCAGATATGTTAGAACAGATACAgccaatttttaacaaaatctttGAGACTCATTGTAACAA AACTTACTCATTTAATGGAAGAGGTCGAACTCGAAGTACTGATTCCTGA
- the LOC126850294 gene encoding LOW QUALITY PROTEIN: F-box only protein 21-like (The sequence of the model RefSeq protein was modified relative to this genomic sequence to represent the inferred CDS: substituted 1 base at 1 genomic stop codon) produces the protein MATIMCLPQEVISVILSYNDIRIEDIINFRCVCKQFRYAAKNDKYMKKKFLQRWPLAKKLYDKQFEESKQKESEEEKDKKSLNFIETGILYARQLRNYVSQIIHKYYSKNYEINNSIRFQHIFYHTDQHLMNNIYDMFMPENFVKCCFFIDEIKNLLMQSPQKIDCNLTERYCNTKIFXCLRQHVVSTKMRKYTEQSCKNQFLERILTMAAQWFQPEKDIFYSCIKASLDNIALEILDCLREKHPDHSILSTPPEMFSYWKNNNIDDNHWNEIEGTQIIDTLEEYIFDKLKFELNIWNDANLEYICIDNVLKNKYGNELILLIIYLSVARRLGLRCDIICKPYDCSRIYHFCIAWKPSYATSKLEDTRYFNLKIFPDISHLNVIKIISPEDFNELQVINPMMKTTEMFWQELILIVLKHCEHNKRTFRIMLNRILNRMIEWTREEKIYLNLHIDEKTKLLHPRLENVKYAIGMIVMHQPADCIGVIVGWHRRHDECYLTSYGASRSYKYDLNHCFNHKFIKQQTNYIILTENNKMCYVEEDAITLTTPKWIDNSEIGRYFCTFKGTHYVPNKMLARLYPKDAAITAQAILSKN, from the exons atggCTACGATAATGTGCTTACCTCAAGAAGTGATCAGCGTTATTCTCAGCTACAATGATATCAGAATTgaggatattattaatttcagatGTGTGTGCAAACAATTTCGGTACGCAGccaaaaatgacaaatatatgaaaaaaaagtttcttcaaag ATGGCCTCTTGCGAAGAAACTTTATGACAAACAGTTTGAGGAAAGTAAGCAGAAAGAGTCTGAAGAAGAGAAGGATAAAAAAAGCTTAAACTTTATAGAAACAGGCATACTTTATGCAAGACAATTACGAAATTATGTATctcaaataattcataaatattattctaagaattacgaaatcaataattcaatacgatttcaacatatattttatcatacggATCAACATTTAATGAATAACATTTATGATATGTTTATGCctgaaaatttcgtaaaatgtTGTTTCTTcattgatgaaattaaaaacttgcttATGCAATCTCCACA aaaaattgattgcaaTCTAACCGAAAGATATtgcaatacaaaaatattttgatgtttaAGGCAACATGTTGTAAGTACGAAGATGCGTAAATATACAGAACAATCTTGCAAAAATCAGTTTTTGGAACGAATTCTTACCATGGCAGCACAATGGTTTCAACCtgaaaaagatatcttttacTCATGCATAAAAGCATCACTAGATAATATCGCACTAGAAATACTAGATTGCCTCAGAGAAAAACATCCTGACCATTCGATATTGTCGACGCCCCCTGAAATGTTTTCATATTGGAAAAACAACAATATTGACGATAATCATTGGAACGAAATAGAAGGAACGCAGATTATAGATACACTcgaggaatatatatttgacaaattaaaatttgaactaAATATATGGAACGACGCAAAtttggaatatatatgtatagataat gtcttaaaaaataaatatggcaatgaattaattttattaataatatatctcagTGTAGCTAGAAGACTTGGCCTACGTTgcgatataatatgcaaaccATATGATTGTAGTCGGATTTATCACTTCTGCATTGCTTGGAAACCAAGCTA TGCCACGAGTAAGTTAGAagatacaagatattttaatttaaagatatttccgGATATTTCCCAtcttaatgttattaaaataatttcacctGAAGATTTCAATGAATTGCAAGTTATAAATCCAATGATGAAAACAACTGAAATG ttttggCAAGAACTAATATTGATTGTACTAAAGCATTGTGAACATAATAAGCGCACTTTTAGGATTATGCTGAATAGAATACTGAATAGAATGATTGAATGGactagagaagaaaaaatatat CTCAATCTTcatattgatgaaaaaacaAAGTTGCTACACCCAAGACTAGAGAACGTAAAATATGCGATTGGAATGATAGTAATGCATCAACCTGCAGATTGTATCGGCGTGATAGTAGGATGGCACCGACGGCATGATGAATGTTATTTGACCTCATACGGTGCATCACGCTCTTACAAATATGATTTGAATCActgttttaatcataaatttataaagcaacaaacaaattacataattcttactgaaaataataaaatgtgttacGTGGAAGAAG atgctATAACTTTGACAACGCCGAAATGGATCGATAATAGTGAAATAGGTCGCTATTTTTGTACATTCAAAGGCACCCATTACGTACCAAATAAAATGCTGGCGAGGCTTTACCCGAAGGACGCCGCTATAACTGCCCAGgcaatattatctaaaaattaa
- the LOC126851240 gene encoding 40S ribosomal protein S7: MLTTNAKIIKSGGAEPDQFEISVSQALLELEMNSDLKSQLRELYITKAKEIETNNKKSIIIYVPMPKLKAFQKIQTRLVRELEKKFSGKHVMFIGERKILPKPTRKTRTKNKQKRPRSRTLTSVYDAILEDLVYPVEIVGKRIRVKLDGSQLIKVHLDKNEQTNIEHKVDTFASVYKQLTGRDITFEFPESYV, from the exons ATGTTAACGACGAAtgcaaagataattaaaagcgGTGGGGCTGAGCCCGACCAGTTCGAGATTAGCGTTTCTCAAGCTCTTCTCGAATTGGAAATGAATAGTGATCTCAAGTCACAGCTGAGAGAACTCTACATCACTAAagcaaaagaaatagaaacgaACAACAAGaag tcaatcattatatatgtgcCAATGCCGAAGTTGAAAGCATTCCAGAAAATTCAAACAAGACTAGTTCgtgaattagaaaaaaagttttctggAAAACATGTAATGTTTATTGGTGAACGTAAAATCTTGCCCAAACCAACAAGGAAAACTCGTACTAAGAACAAGCAGAAACGTCCTAGAAG TCGTACTTTGACTTCTGTCTATGATGCAATACTGGAGGATTTAGTGTATCCTGTGGAAATTGTTGGCAAGCGTATCAGAGTGAAACTTGATGGATCACAACTTATTAAAGTTcatcttgataaaaatgagCAGACAAACATCGAACATAag GTTGACACTTTTGCTTCAGTGTACAAGCAGTTGACTGGACGGGATATCACATTTGAATTTCCCGAATCTTATGTatga
- the LOC126851463 gene encoding immediate early response 3-interacting protein 1, which yields MAFTLWTLFEASLLCLNAVCILNEERFLAKVGWASWQNVQGFGEPPTAKSQILNLIKSIRTVMRVPLIFFNILTLIVKLILG from the exons ATGGCGTTTACATTGTGGACACTTTTTGAAGCAAGTTTGTTATGTCTAAATGCAGTTTGCATTTTGAATGAGGAAAGATTCCTCGCTAAAG ttGGCTGGGCATCATGGCAAAATGTGCAAGGATTTGGAGAACCTCCAACAGCTAAATCACAAATATTGAATCTTATTAAGTCGATACGAACTGTGATGAGgg TTCCCttgatattctttaatatcttgACATTGATTGTGAAGCTTATACTTGGCTGA